The Lolium rigidum isolate FL_2022 chromosome 2, APGP_CSIRO_Lrig_0.1, whole genome shotgun sequence genomic interval CTTGACCATTTAAGAAGCCCAAAACAACTTACCCCTCCGTATTCATGGGTCGTTCtcgtttttcatgttttaagcttgatCACTATTTAACAAATAATACAATTGCTACTTGTTATAAGAAAAAACATACTATTAGAATTTTTATTCGAATACGAATTCAATGGTAACTTATAATCTGTTTTTTGTTGGTCATACTGATGGCCAAGCTTAGATATAAAAAATGGGAACAAAGGGAGTATAATATAATGCTTCAATTAATTATGTTGGACATATAGTTGAATGAAAACTTGAAGACAAGAAAACATAAACAGAAGGAAACGCAAACACGCACACATACAACTCAGCTATTCACAAAAACGTGGTCTTATATTTCATATAAATAAGTCACACATCGTCAAACATAGGGTTTGATCCCCGGATGAGCAACCACAGGTTTCTCAACTTTTTATGGTGGTTGGTTACACTTGGTACTCGGACAGGGAAGAATAACCTCATCATACATTTGGGATTAACAGGTTCAAGCATTTCACATGTTTTTTTCCACCGTTTCACATCATTGCGATGAATGCGTGCCATCGAATCATTCATAATGAGTGGGAGCAAGAACGCTGTACAAGAAAAGGCAATCTGGGCTTTCCACACTTGGCCGTAAATATTTACCATGGAACTTACCTACCCATACACTGCACACACAGAACCTGGATGCTAAAAATTAGAAACCCTCACATCGCACGGAACGCAGAAAACAGCGAGAATGAGAACAAAAAATCAGACTAATGTACTTATCATCATCTCCCTATATGGATTTTCACAAAGCCTGTGGATTTGGAACTCCTGTCGGGCTCGGGAGGTTACTCATGCTCGCGGTCCGCAGAAGCTTGCGGAATTCGGACAGGCTTATCCGCCCATCTTTGTCGATGTCGGCCTCCTCCAGTAATGGCTCGATGGATCCCTTTAAGCCGGTGTGCTGCACCTCAAAGAAAATTCAAAGTGAGAATGCTATAACACTTACAGTTTCTATCGTGCAGTTACTAGTATCTTTTGCGGTTTGTCTCGGTAAATGTATCTACACATCTAGTCCCTGGTTATCCCTGGTTATAGTAGTCGAAACATAAATGCTGAAACAGGCAACAGCGACGAACTAGTCTCGAAATCATCCAATGTGCACAAATGGACCACACCCTGATGCATGCTAATGTCGATCTCATTTTAATGACAGAAAAATCATAATTCTACATACAAACTCAAGACATTACTTCAATAACTAAATATGAAGAACCATCTTGTGAAACCAAAATACACTTTGGAACGTCTCATCCAATTAAGTCAATCGAGCTCACTATTCACAAGAAAATTTGTAAAACTGGACCATGTGAAATATGCGTGCACCGAAAAACCAACACGACATAGGAAATATAACTTACCATTCTAAGTTCATCGGGGGTGATGTATCCATCACCATCCAGATCAAATTTGCTGAAAGCAGCTTCGCAACGTAGGCCCCATCGTTCAGAGTCCAGCTCAGCCATCTGATGTATATGCAGAGTTGCTGCAACGAACTCTTTGAAGTCGACAAGACCATCTGTGTTGCTGTCGATCTACCGTATAGAATAAAGTCAGCTGCCTGCTCTGAAACAAAAGGAAGATCGAAGAGTGTCTCAAAACTTACTGCCTGAATAATCTCGAGTACACGGGGGCCCTTCAATCTCCAAGGAAGATCCTTAGCAAGGGCCTAGTGAAACATACAAAGATTATCAGCACCTCAGAGAAATCCAGTGCCAGCGCAAAATGCTTTATATATATAAATAACTCTAAATCTTACATGCCGCATTTCTTCGATACTAATTGATCCACTTTTATCAACATCAATTGCATCAAATTGGTCCTTAAGATCCGCTAGCTCTTCCTCATTGACTGTGCTTGCTAAAGCCTGAACAAGCAATTGAGCAATAATGTAAGAACAAAATACGAGTaccataaaaataaataaaatttgaGAGCACGGAAATTACCCTCAGCGCAAATTGCTTAAAGCGGCTGTACTTGACGAACTGGCGCATGTTATACAATACAGATATATCAACAGGGATCTCGGATGCATCTCCTCCTTCTCTCACCCATGGATGTGCTAATCATATCAAACATAATAAGAATTACTAAACATGGGAGATGGTGAGTATTGCACATTCTAGGTACAATTTCTTCGCAACTTGATATACTTAAAGTGTAGGCTACAGGTTAACACTCAACACTATATCTTCCTACAATCAAATAAACACCCAAAATATTATGCAACCAGGAAACAAAGGTATAACAGCACACCTCGGATGTCTTAACTCACTAAAGAATAGATAAAActgaacaagccacatgcattttCAGTTTCATGGGACTTCTTTTTAGAGGCCTTCATTTTACTTCCTAAATCAGAATTCAATATCTGATCTAGAACATCATATTTTAAATATGCCAGAAAATGTCGTGATACAAGACAGAACTGTCCCCAGGCTTTACATATGCACAAGAATTCCTGGGGTATGCAttctatatgtgtgtgtgtgtattcTCACATAGAAAAACTAGAATAGGCAAAATAGCAACGCTGCGAATCATGGCTACCCTAGTAAAGTATTGACACTATATAGGAACTTACAGAGAGCTTGAGCTGCTGTCAATCTCGCTCTTGGGTTCTTCACTAGCAACTTTTTCACAAAATCTTTAGCACTTGGACTGATGCCTGGCCAAGGCCTCTTACGAAAATCAGGCTTGTTTCTTAGAACCTGGTTATAAGAAGTCAAAAGAATGCATAAGATCATGCGTACCATTTAAAAACTTGCCTCAGCTGGTGTACATGCACAGAAATACTTGACACAACAATTTTACTGGTTGAATAGAAAGAAGCTTTGTGCCATGGCATATGGTGCCAGACTTTCTAGCAAGCCATTAGGAAAGCCAGAAAGTTCATTTCGTTTTGTAAAATACCCAGAATATTGAGAGTGTTCTAGAAATAGTTATAAAATAATTTGGCTGGGAAATTATTCCAGGAGGTATGATATATTTCTATGCTTGGGTGCCTGCCTGAAACTAAGACAACATACGGTAACTCGAACATAGATAATTCTAGAATTAAATTTTCCAGTAGCTATACCATCGGCTATGCATAGGTTACCTAGAGGATTGACACCACAGGTGCCTTTATATATTAAATAGAAGTGGAGGGCATTTTTGCTACCGTGATACATTATCATGTTAATGTCCGAATGATGGTAGGTATTTTAGGATTGCATTGTGTCAACTAAACAGGCAGCTGGCAGTTAGTGCAGAAACTAGCTAAAGACTAACACGTGTTTAAGTTCAGAACTTAACAGGCTAACACTGCTACGTTACAGTGACaagttgaaaaaaaaaaacactgctTCTCCATTTCTTCAGTTCACTGAAAACACTGTGATAAAGCTTGGCCCAGTCACCAAGCTCATTTAACGTCGAAGTATAATCAATGCAACAACTATCCACTTACTTCCTTGAATATACCATCCTCTGTTTTATCCCAAAAAGGGCGCCTCCCACAGAGCAAAATGTAAGTTATAACTCCTATGCTCCAAACATCCGACTCAGGCCCCGACCGCCGTTTTAATACTTCTGGTGCAACATAATAGGCACTGCCAACTATATCACGGAACTTCTTCCCTGtaatcatgcatttaaatgatgtATGAGATACACAAATTACCAAGTTTTATACCCTGTTCAGATTTGATGCGACAAGATACATATAACAAATATGCACATATACGACAGAGGACGTTGAAGTAGTACCCGGCTTTATGAAGTCTGATAGACCAAAATCTGTTGCCTTCAGAGGCGAGTCCTCCTTGGTTGACTTGAAAAGGAAGTTCTGGGAAGGAAAATAGGCACATTCTTACATGACCTGAGAAGTAGTGAAATATCACCAAAATGTATGCTAAGTGCCAAGACATTAAAAGTGTTCAGTTTTTTACCTCTGGCTTCATATCTCGGTGGACTAACCCACGCAGATGACACTCAGCAGCCACTTTGAGCATCTGCCGCACTACCACCGCAGCATCTTTCTCACTATAGCGGCTGTTTTTCCTGTCAAATGGAAAATGGCAATAAGAACCAGTGCTTGTTTTCACAACTAAAAGGTGATTAATGCAGACAGCAAAGCATCAAGTCTAAATTTGCAGACAAACGTCACAAAATCTAGCAACCAATGGCATCACCGCATCAGAAGAGAAAAATGACATACGGAACAACAAAAGGTGAATGTATTTGATCTTACTTTGCCAAAATCCGGTCCAATAGTTCACCACCCTCACATAGTCTGCAAGAGAAGGCAAAGAAGCAAGAGTTGGTACTTGGTACAAGAGCATATGAATAATAATTACAGAAAATGATAGTCATGTGCTAGTCCAatagaagtattttagaagcaagaacCCAGAAGATCCACAAGTGTGATAGTCCAATAGATCCTGCTATACGCTATAGAAGTATATCCAGTTGACCAGAATTTTTTTTGTGGTACAATGCAAGGAAACTGTGAAGAGTTCAAAACGGACATTGTTAAGTGCTAAGAAGCCATGCGTTCAAACTTTAATTACGGTGTACACATTCAAATATTGTAAAAGATAGACAAACAATGCAGCTGGTCTAACCAGTGTTATGAAGAATAGCAACTTAACCTATATATCATTTCAAGGCAGAATTACTAGGATTTAGGACGGAATTTCAATAAGTACGAGACTGCTTACTCCATCACAATATACACATATGAATCATCCTCAAATGCATTGTAGAAATTAACAATGTTCTCGTGGCCTTTAAGGGCTTTCAGAATCTTCACTTCTCTCTTTACATCTTCCACAGCTACAGGTCGGTTCATCTGTTATAGAAGTCCACAAATATAACTGTATTAATCACATATTCTAAAGATGATAGAGGGTAGACATAGATATAAGCGCGCAAAGGTGTTGATGGCTTCACATTTTCagagaataataataataaagtgGAGCTGTCATTTGAACCAAGGAACAGAGTGTTTGATGAAATCAACACCGTGTTGATTAGTACATGCATTCCAATGTGAAATCCAGCTGGGAGAAGAAAATGTCATCATCCATCTAATACATGGAAGAATACAAGGACACATTGTCCACAGGAAACGGTTGGTGAGCTTATCAGGAGCGGAAAGTTAGCTACCATAAATGAGCACCTACACGGAATCATCTGCAAAGAGTGCGAAACCTAGCCACAAGAACGTCAAAACTTCAACGAAAGTTGAAGACGACGACATGAATCACGCAAACGTGGAGCTCCACGTGAAATGCATCCCGCAGAAAACGACGCTTCAGCTGTTTTTAGCAGAAACAACAGAGTAACGTGTACACAACTCGTAGTAAGCGTTAACATCTCCCCTCTGCATTTGTGAAGACGAAGCACCTGCGCAGCAAACAGCCAAGGTAAAGCGTGTGTTTACCATTCCGGTGAGCACTTGTGCCATTTTAAGAAGTGAATGGACGTGGTGAACCACTACTCGTGTGCCAAACTGGGAAGGAACCCGCGAAGATTGCCGCACTCACTCACTCGTGTACTGGACGGGACCCCCAAAAAGGGAAAATGGACAGCGATAAATTGATAAGCTAGGGGCAGCCAGAGCGTAGGGCCTCGCCGACACCAGAACACGGCATCAGCAGCATTCAGCGATCTCACAGAGAATGTGTTGACGGTTTCGCGCGTGTGATCCGAAGTCTGAATCCGTGCAAGGGCGCCGCTGATGGACGAAGTGATTCCGGCTGGGTCCAGAGGTTAAAAACGCTGGAGAGACTATCCGAATCAGCCGCGATGACCGACTGATTTCGTCCGCATCGATTTGGGGTCGTGATTTCGTTGAAGGACAGTAGGAGGACGGGGAGCCGAGGAGGAGGTGGGAAATCCCGGGGTAGAGGGACGCGCGCGGGCGGGACGCACCTTGGCCTTGTCGATGCGCTTGACGGCGACGCGGTCCCCGGAGAGGCGCTCGGTGGCGGCGAAGGTGTATCCGAACTGGCCGTGGCCGAGGAGGCGGCCGACGTCGTACCTGGCGTCGAAGTCCCGCTCGTAGCCGAACTCCAccgcggcggcgcgggcctccgcgccgccgtcctTGTCGGCGGGCTTGCCCCGTGGGGAGCGCTTCCTGGGGCGGCGCTGGGCGGCCCCCGCGGGCGGGGAGGAGGACGCGGGGGAGGAGAGGCAGGCGCCCATGGGTGGTCGTCGGAGGGGGTTGGGGGATGGGAGCTGCGCATAGGGTGGGAGCGAGCCGCGCGCGGGCGCAGGCGAGGTATATAGGCGGAGGTGGGGTTTGGGTTGGGTGAGGGAGGAAGGTGGAGAGGAAGGTGAGAggaggggaggaagaggaaggagagagcgagaggggaagaagaggaggagagggccgTGTCGTTGGTCGTCAGTCAAACCGTCAAAGTGCCCATTGTCAACACAGCTCCCCCTCTTtccgacctcttcctcctcccatcTTGTTGTCTCTATCTTGTTGATCTTTTTTTTACTATCCTTCTTTGTTTTTTCAGGTGTAATTTTCTGTATTTTGTTTTGTCGTATGTGCAAGACCAAATAACAAGGGACCAATAAAGACTAGCTCATGTGACAGGGGTGGAGGCAAAAAATTTGGTTTAGGTGTATAGAGCTAGGGGATTGGAGTTTTACTAGTTAATTATAAAATTAACTTATGATTGTGAGCTATGATTTAGTACGAATTTATATGAAACTTACATATACCTcatcttctccaaaaaaaaagGAGTACATTCGTACACCCATGTCCTCGGCTGGCTCCGCCTATGTCCCGTGGGCATATTTTAAGATAATAAATAGGAGTATGAACCCCTCACGGGATATTGAGGTTTTTATGGCCATGTTTTCTCTAAACACAAAATGCAGATTCTATGGATAAACAAACTTTTTTTACACCGTGTCCTCTCCCTCTGATAGCTCCTCCCTTGTCTCTCCTGCCCCCATGATCACACCTCACACCTAAATGTTCGTTATGAAAGGATCTAATAAATCAGAGCTTCTTTCTTCACAGATTGTCTAGGACTGGCAAAAGCGGTGGCTGCAACGGGAGCAAAAGACCTTGCAGTGCTTTTTTTGAGAGAAGACCTTGCAGTGCTTTGGGAGATACAAAGACAAGCCATGCATTTTCAGAAACTCACAAACTCTCTCTCAACGAAAACAATCCGCATCGTGCCGGAGTGGTGCAGGTGGTTGGCCCTAATGACGCCACCATTCTCGCTCTACACGCTCCCTCGTGGTGGCTCGCCTGGTGGCATTGTGTTAGCTAGCTGGTGCCGCTTTCCTTCGAGGGCGACGCTACTCGGCTTCCCTCCCTATGGTGATGGTCTTCTCCAGCGACATGGTTCATTGTCTCATGTCTACCCCTGCTCTAGCGGTCTTTGGTGGTCTATGCACATGGGTCGGGCAAAATCCTGCGCGGCGACGATAGACGCAGACAACACCGATGCACGAGGGCGTCGTTACCTCCATTGAGGTGTTGTCATGACCCTGAATAGACCCTCTCCTCGAACACCAAAGGAAACGCTAGGTCTAGGTAGCTGAGCCGGGCATCGTCGACGcctttcccttcttggaggcgctgCTCCCCCTCACCTGGTTCATTTGGTGAGGACGGATGCCTGTGTGTGATCGAGAGAGAATGTGTCCCTCCTCTTGGGATGTTGTACCATGTTgtcgttatttttaatgaaatgaaACACAATTTTTTTTACCTGTTCTAAAAGAAAATTCTGAGTTCTATGGATCCCAGACCAGAACAAATTGTATAACAGTCAGTaatatatatccgacgagagcgcGCAGACCTGCTTAAATTGGTGTGCACTAACAAACTGGTCAAAACCATCTATTTTGGTTTTTTTTGAATGTACCATCTGTTTTGGGTTAAGTGGGCTAAATATAGTGTTTGTGGGACGCGCAATCGACGTTTCTATTCCCCCATTCCCCCTCTCGTGAGTGAACAGTAACTTGAGAGCCTCTTCTTTTTCGCcgactcccctctccctctcctccggcggcctcgccagcCGGAGTGACTGGGAGAGGAGAGGCCGGCCCCCCTCTGTATATAGTAGTCTAGGAGTAGTTTATGTTCCCTTTGTGGTGTCTGGCGATATGCCGGCGAACGGAGAGCTCCCGGCGTTTCCAAGTGGCGCTCGGCCGGTGACGGAGATCTGGATGGTGGCAGCGGCGTGGTGCTGGTGGCCACTGCTCAATCTTCTCCTTTCCCCGTCCAAGAATAAGCTTGAAGAAGCTGTCAGGGCCCTAGATCTTGGATTTGGGGCCATGGTCGTCGCTATCCGCAGATCTGCGGCGGCGGCCCATGGTTGGTGCCTCCTGCTCGATGCTCGCCGTGGTGGCGAGAACGGCAGCAAGGCCCTTCCACGGATCTGTCTTCTCCTGGATCTGCGCCAGGGGAGTTTGCAAGCTTCTCGTCGGAGGACTTCCACGGCGCCACTGTCGCCGTACCTaatggccgaagggcggcccctcCACCCTTGGAGGTTCACCATGGCGCCGCTGTCGCCGTACTCGTTGGCCATAGGGTGGCCCCTCCATTCTGAGGTGACGACGCTCGTTCTtcgtcctcaggtcttcctcaacCTCCAATCATCTAGACGGAGGCTCAATAACATCATCGGAGTTAGCTCCCGCCTCCATGCCCCAAGTGGTTCTGTCCCCGGTGGCATGGAGGTTGGCTCCGGCGACCTCGACGGCGGTGGATCTGGAGCTGGCCTGGATCGCGTTTCCTATTTTCAATCTAAGGTCCTTAGTGCAAAATGCTTGGGTCGATTTGTAATTTCTCTTTTCTTCAGGACCCTTTATATAATTTGTACTGCCACGGCTGATATGTCAATGAAGCTCTAGGTCCTTTGGGACCTCTCCTGTTAAAAAAAAAGATAGTGTTTGTGACCGTGAGCCGGTGAGCACGAAGGAAGTGACCCACCCACACGGTGACAGTGGAATCACACTCCGGAGCAGTAGGGCGGTGGGCCCAAATAGGCCAGGATGCCCGTTGTGTGCTCGCCTAGACCGGATCAAGTCAACAAACAGTCATGTTTACTTGTTTAGTACCAACTTTGCTTTCACATATTTTTCCACTCCATTTGCTCCCCGGCCACTTCTGTCCTCGCTGGAAAGGTTAGCACGCGCTATATGTTTAGTATAGCCTAAtggcctcatgatcaagtacatgAATCCTTGTTTTCTATGAAGCCCTTTTGACGTCTGATACTATACCATATAGTTTAAGATAGGGATTTTTCCAATACATATTAATTATTTTTAATATAGATGTATCCAGATACGTTGTACTTCTAGATACATCTACATTAACGACAACTAATATGAATAGGAGGAGTACCTTTTTTGTTCTCTTACTCTAAACGTTGGAGCTCCAAAAGAGATACTCCCTCTAATTTATTATACTTGTCGTGATTTTAGTTCGAGTTGAAACTAAAGCCACAACAAATTTTGTGGATCAGAGAAAATAGCTTAATTAGAGCTTTTAATTGATCTTCCCGTATTTCTC includes:
- the LOC124691393 gene encoding calcium-dependent protein kinase 4-like, whose amino-acid sequence is MGACLSSPASSSPPAGAAQRRPRKRSPRGKPADKDGGAEARAAAVEFGYERDFDARYDVGRLLGHGQFGYTFAATERLSGDRVAVKRIDKAKMNRPVAVEDVKREVKILKALKGHENIVNFYNAFEDDSYVYIVMELCEGGELLDRILAKKNSRYSEKDAAVVVRQMLKVAAECHLRGLVHRDMKPENFLFKSTKEDSPLKATDFGLSDFIKPGKKFRDIVGSAYYVAPEVLKRRSGPESDVWSIGVITYILLCGRRPFWDKTEDGIFKEVLRNKPDFRKRPWPGISPSAKDFVKKLLVKNPRARLTAAQALSHPWVREGGDASEIPVDISVLYNMRQFVKYSRFKQFALRALASTVNEEELADLKDQFDAIDVDKSGSISIEEMRHALAKDLPWRLKGPRVLEIIQAIDSNTDGLVDFKEFVAATLHIHQMAELDSERWGLRCEAAFSKFDLDGDGYITPDELRMHTGLKGSIEPLLEEADIDKDGRISLSEFRKLLRTASMSNLPSPTGVPNPQAL